One window from the genome of Erwinia sorbitola encodes:
- a CDS encoding YejL family protein, which translates to MAQSSRYSNERVEKILAEMVQVLESNQTPTDLSLMVLGNMVTNLLNTSVAPAQRQVMARSFADALQASVRDDKAH; encoded by the coding sequence ATGGCACAATCATCCCGCTACAGCAACGAGCGCGTGGAGAAAATCCTCGCAGAAATGGTTCAGGTACTGGAATCAAACCAGACCCCAACCGACCTTTCCCTGATGGTTTTGGGAAATATGGTCACTAATTTACTGAATACCAGCGTGGCACCGGCGCAGCGCCAGGTAATGGCACGTTCGTTTGCCGATGCCCTTCAGGCTTCGGTACGCGATGATAAAGCCCACTGA